Within Xanthomonas theicola, the genomic segment GCGTGGCGGTGCTCGACGCCGGACGCCTGGTCGAAAGCGGGCCGGTCACCGAGGTGTTTTTGCATCCGCGGCATCCGACCACACGCCGTTTCGTGTCCGAGGCCGAGCACGTCGACGCGGGCGAACTGCATTGTGACTTCGCCGCGGTGGGCGGGCGCATCCTGCGCCTGACCTTCCTCGGCGGCGATACCTACGCGCCGCTGCTCGGGCGCATCGCGCGCGCCACCGCGGTCGACTACAACATCCTGTCCGGGCGCATCGACCGGATCAAGGATACCCCGTACGGCCAGCTGACCGTGGCCCTGGTCGGCGGCGACGTGGACGCGGCGCAGGCCGCGTTCGCCGCCGCCGGCGTGCATGTGGAGGAACTGCGCCGATGATCCCGTTCGCCACCGTTGCCAGCGGGTTCTTCCGCAATCTCGACGCCGGCAAGTGGGCCGAGATCGGCAACGCCACGCTGGATACGCTGTTGATGCTCGGCGGCGCGCTGCCGCTAACCCTGCTGATCGGCCTGCCGCTGGGCGTGCTGCTGTTCCTGACCGGGCCGCGCCAGACTCACCAGCGGCCGCTGCTGTACGGCGCGTTGGCGCTGGCGATCAACGTGCTGCGCTCGGTGCCCTTCATCATCCTGATGATCGCGATGATCCCGCTGACGCTGTGGGCGATGGGTACCTCGCTGGGCGTGCGCGGCGCGATCCTGCCATTGGTGGTGGGGGCGGCGCCGTTCTACGCGCGGCTGGTGGAGACCGCGCTGCGCGAAGTGGACCGCGGCGTGGTCGAGGCCAGCCTGGCGATGGGCGCGACCACCTGGCAGCTGGTGGCGCGGGTGCTGCTGCCCGAGGCGCGGCCGGGGCTGATCGCCGGCGCGACGGTGACCACCATCGCGCTGATCGGCTTCACTGCGATGGGCGGCGCGATCGGTTCCGGCGGCCTCGGCGACCTGGCCTATCGCGACGGCTACCAGCGCTCGCACGCCGACGTGGCGCTGGTCACCGTGGTGGTGCTGCTGTTGCTGGTGCAAGCACTGCAGACGCTCGGCGATCGCCTGGTCGCGCACTACAGCCGGCGTTGAGCCGCATCGTTCTTGCATAGGTGCGGCGTCGGCCGCGGTCGGCATTTGCCGGTAGCGCGGTCGCGGCCGACGCCGCACCTGCCCCAAGCGACATGGGCCTTTCGCCGCACATCGCGGCCGGGTCTGCTAGCGTGCCCGCAGACCCGCCCGCGCCATTCTTTTTCCCACGTTTCCGGATGCCTGCCATGAACAACCTCCCGTTTCGTCTGCTGCTCGCCACCGCCGTGCTGGCCCTGGCCGCCTGCGGGACGTCCACGTCCGGCGCCGACAACGGCCGGCTCAGCGTCGCCGCCACCGCGGTGCCGCACGCGGAAATCCTGGAGGTGGTCAAGCCGCTGCTGGCCAAGCAGGGCGTGACCCTGGAGGTGCGCGTGTTCAACGACTACGTGCAGCCCAACGACCAGGTGGTGCAGAAGCAGATCGACGTGAACTACTTCCAGACCGCGCCGTACCTGGACGCCTACAACCGCGATCGCAAGAGCGACCTGGTCGCCGTGATCGGCGTGCACATCGAGCCGTTCGGCGCCTATTCGCGCCGCGTCAAGTCGCTGGCCGAACTGCCGCAGGGCGCCGACGTGGTGATCCCCAACGATCCCAGCAACAACAGTCGCGCGCTGATCCTGCTCGACAAGGCCGGGGTCATCAAGCTCAAGGATCCGGGCAACGCGTTGTCCACCCAGCGCGACATCGCCGCCAACCCGAAACAGCTGAAGTTTCGCGAGCTGGATTCGGCGATGCTGCCGCGGGTGCTGGACCAGGTCGACCTGGCGCTGATCAACACCAATTACGCGCTCGACGCCGGGCTCAATCCCACCCGCGACGCGCTGGCGATCGAAAGCAAGGACTCGCCGTACGTGAACTTCCTGGTCGCGCGCGCCGACGACAAGGACGACCCGCGCGTGCAGAAACTGGCCAAGGCGCTGACCAGCCCCGAGGTCAAGGTGTTCATCCAGCACAAGTACCAGGGCGCGGTGCTGCCGGCGTTCTGAACGCTGGCAGCCGTTGTTCCGGGATCATTTGAGCGATTTTGCGGCTTCAAGCGTTTGTTTATCAGCGGGCGCGATGTGAATGCTGCTCAGGCATTGCGGGTTGCTCTGCGGGAACGAAAATTCCACTTTTCCCCGACTCTTCGCTACGGACAACGTCAATACTTCCGAGTCGCTTTGCCCTCTCGGCACGTTTGAAACAAGATATTTGGAGTATCGGTTTTTGAAGTCTTGGCGAGAGATGCAAGAGCCTTCCAGGTTGAGTGTTACCGAAGTTATCCTGCTTGCATCGGGCGATATCCGGATCGACGACTCTCTGGCAACCAAGCGGTCGCCTATTTTCAATTTGCCTCCATCAATGATGGATGTCTTGCCTGCGCCAAGAGATATTGGATTTGAAATGTGGTCGCCAGGCCACGAATCGATGAATTGCGAAGGTGTTTCCATCATTTGGCTCGAAATATGTTCCGTGAACTCAAAGACGCGATCGGCATCTGCTGATGTCGCCCTGCTTTGGCCATCTTCTGCGTGAGCTGGTGGAGTCATAAAATTCAGCAGGGATGCTAGGAGAAAATGAAATACGGAGAAATTTTTAAGGAATTTTGTCATACTGTTCTCCGTAATAGTCGTTATAGTTCTGCCCAGTGGTTGAGGTGATATTATTGTCGCAAAAGGTTTTTCCTGCATTCGATGCTACGTTGGGTCCTCCGGCATAATAGCTCGCGAAGAGTTATTCTGTATTCGATGCGGCCAGCTTGATGTCGGCGCTATTCTGTGGAAAATTCCATATTTCATTTCTTGCGGTAATATTGTTTATTACGGCCAATCCCTCCATTTTGCAAGCTTCATCTATATATGCTTGGCGAGTTGTCACTGGAAACGAGTAGTTGAAGTTGACGTGGCCGAATTCATGGGCCAGGGCCGACACTCTAAAGTACAGCTGAGGAACGTCCTGGCTATCGCAACTATAGTGTTGAATATAAGCAATCTTGGCTATTGTGTCTGTATAGTTGGCCGGGCCGTAAGCTATTGTGTAAGTAGTGTTGTTATTGATTTGATTGGTGAGAGTCGTTGATCCGGACGCTATGAAGTCAACGCAGGTTCCAAGCCCTGTGTGCGGCGTGTTTGTTTGGCCGCTAGCTTCAAGACTTATCAGTGCAAGAAAAAATAGAGCTGGTGGGTAGTATCTTATTTTCATGTAATGTCCTTTTTCATGATTTCCACAGGTTGCATTTTTTACTCTTGCCAACGTAGCGTAGGTTTTCTAGTCGGGTCGAAATGAGAGATTGATCAATAAATGGCCATGGGGTCCGTCAGGCTTCTATCGTGCAGGCAGCGGCAGTCGAACCTGTAACCTGTAGTTGACTTGGGACAGTTCGAGATCAGGGACTGCCAGCGTTTGCATGGCCGCGGTCGGTTCGGAAGATGGCCGGTGAGTGTCCACGAAACAGCCCATGCAAGGCGCCAGGCCCAGCGCTTGTCCACATTGATGTGCTCAAGCACACACTGGTCTGCCTCGTGTTTGTTGGAGCGGCCGGCGTTTTCCCTGGCCGATCTTCATTGCCTCGGTGTGCGGATGCGTCCAGTCCAACAGCCGTTCGAGACGGCCGTTCTCAGTCGA encodes:
- a CDS encoding methionine ABC transporter permease, coding for MIPFATVASGFFRNLDAGKWAEIGNATLDTLLMLGGALPLTLLIGLPLGVLLFLTGPRQTHQRPLLYGALALAINVLRSVPFIILMIAMIPLTLWAMGTSLGVRGAILPLVVGAAPFYARLVETALREVDRGVVEASLAMGATTWQLVARVLLPEARPGLIAGATVTTIALIGFTAMGGAIGSGGLGDLAYRDGYQRSHADVALVTVVVLLLLVQALQTLGDRLVAHYSRR
- a CDS encoding MetQ/NlpA family ABC transporter substrate-binding protein; its protein translation is MNNLPFRLLLATAVLALAACGTSTSGADNGRLSVAATAVPHAEILEVVKPLLAKQGVTLEVRVFNDYVQPNDQVVQKQIDVNYFQTAPYLDAYNRDRKSDLVAVIGVHIEPFGAYSRRVKSLAELPQGADVVIPNDPSNNSRALILLDKAGVIKLKDPGNALSTQRDIAANPKQLKFRELDSAMLPRVLDQVDLALINTNYALDAGLNPTRDALAIESKDSPYVNFLVARADDKDDPRVQKLAKALTSPEVKVFIQHKYQGAVLPAF